In Pengzhenrongella sicca, a single genomic region encodes these proteins:
- the dxs gene encoding 1-deoxy-D-xylulose-5-phosphate synthase, with the protein MGLLETIRTPADVRRLTPHEIDELAAEIRDFLVQSVSRTGGHLGPNLGVVELTLAMHRVFDSPHDSMVFDTGHQAYVHKLLTGRQDFADLRKRGGLSGYPSRAESEHDIVENSHASTALSWADGIAKAYAVQGQTDRHVVAVIGDGALTGGMAWEALNNIAGDPNRRIVIVVNDNGRSYAPTIGGLAHHLDTLRTTRGYENVLSWGKRTLRGSGVPGQMAYDALHGLKKGLKDVVAPEGMFEGLGLKYVGPVDGHDAAAVERALVRAKAFGGPVIVHVITEKGRGYSPAEQDVLDRFHAVGKIHPETGLPLAPSRFGWTSVFADEMVQIGRSRPDVVAITAAMLAPVGLAPFAAEFPRRTFDVGIAEQHAATSAAGMAFAGLHPVIAVYATFLNRAFDQLIMDVALHRAGVTIVLDRAGITGDDGASHNGMWDMAMLSIVPGLRLAAPRDEPTLRAALRAAVDIDDGPSVVRYPKGALVEPIPALDSIDGVDVLARHEGGAGPTVLLVGIGSMVPTALAVADLLAAHGLRVSVVDPRWVLPVPAALVKLVGQHDHVVTIEDGLVDGGIGAMLAQRSREAGVTTAIASIGVPLAFLGHATRAQIVADLRLRPEDIAKDVLVALGAARPTPPSGA; encoded by the coding sequence ATGGGCCTGCTCGAGACTATCCGGACGCCCGCGGACGTGCGCCGGTTGACGCCCCACGAGATCGACGAGCTCGCCGCCGAGATCCGCGACTTCCTCGTCCAGTCCGTCTCGCGCACCGGCGGCCACCTCGGCCCGAACCTCGGCGTCGTCGAGCTCACGCTCGCGATGCACCGCGTGTTCGACTCCCCGCACGACTCGATGGTGTTCGACACCGGCCACCAGGCCTACGTGCACAAGCTGCTGACCGGCCGGCAGGACTTCGCCGACCTGCGCAAGCGCGGCGGGCTCTCGGGCTACCCGAGCCGGGCCGAGTCCGAGCACGACATCGTCGAGAACTCGCACGCGTCCACGGCGCTGAGCTGGGCCGACGGCATCGCGAAGGCGTACGCGGTGCAGGGCCAGACGGACCGCCACGTCGTCGCGGTGATCGGCGACGGCGCGCTGACCGGCGGCATGGCCTGGGAGGCGCTGAACAACATCGCCGGGGACCCGAACCGGCGCATCGTCATCGTGGTCAACGACAACGGCCGGTCGTACGCGCCCACGATCGGGGGGCTCGCGCACCACCTCGACACGCTGCGCACCACCCGCGGTTACGAGAACGTGCTGTCGTGGGGCAAGCGCACGCTGCGCGGCTCGGGCGTGCCCGGCCAGATGGCATACGACGCCCTGCACGGCCTCAAGAAGGGCCTCAAGGACGTGGTCGCGCCCGAGGGCATGTTCGAGGGCCTCGGCCTGAAGTACGTCGGCCCGGTCGACGGCCACGACGCCGCCGCCGTCGAGCGCGCGCTCGTGCGCGCCAAGGCGTTCGGCGGCCCCGTGATCGTGCACGTGATCACCGAGAAGGGCCGCGGCTACAGCCCGGCCGAGCAGGACGTCCTGGACCGGTTCCACGCCGTCGGCAAGATCCACCCCGAGACGGGCCTGCCGCTGGCGCCCTCGCGGTTCGGCTGGACGTCGGTCTTCGCCGACGAGATGGTGCAGATCGGCCGGAGCCGCCCCGACGTCGTCGCGATCACCGCGGCGATGCTCGCTCCCGTGGGCCTGGCGCCGTTCGCGGCCGAGTTCCCGCGCCGCACCTTCGATGTCGGCATCGCGGAGCAGCACGCCGCGACGTCCGCCGCCGGCATGGCGTTCGCGGGCCTGCACCCGGTCATCGCGGTGTACGCGACGTTCCTCAACCGCGCCTTCGACCAGCTGATCATGGACGTCGCGCTGCACCGCGCGGGCGTGACGATCGTGCTCGACCGCGCGGGCATCACCGGCGACGACGGCGCGAGCCACAACGGCATGTGGGACATGGCGATGCTGTCGATCGTGCCCGGGCTGCGCCTGGCCGCCCCGCGCGACGAGCCCACGCTGCGCGCCGCGCTGCGCGCCGCCGTCGACATCGACGACGGCCCGAGCGTCGTGCGCTACCCCAAGGGCGCGCTCGTCGAGCCCATCCCCGCGCTGGACTCGATCGACGGCGTCGACGTGCTCGCGCGGCACGAGGGCGGCGCCGGTCCGACCGTGCTCCTGGTCGGGATCGGCTCGATGGTCCCGACCGCGCTCGCGGTCGCCGACCTGCTGGCCGCGCACGGGCTGCGGGTGAGCGTCGTCGACCCCCGCTGGGTGCTGCCGGTGCCGGCCGCGCTCGTGAAGCTCGTCGGCCAGCACGACCACGTCGTCACGATCGAGGACGGACTCGTCGACGGCGGCATCGGGGCGATGCTCGCCCAGCGTTCGCGCGAGGCCGGGGTCACCACCGCGATCGCGTCCATCGGCGTGCCGCTCGCCTTCCTCGGGCACGCGACGCGGGCCCAGATCGTCGCCGACCTGCGGCTGCGCCCCGAAGACATCGCGAAGGACGTGCTGGTCGCGCTCGGCGCCGCGCGCCCGACGCCGCCGTCGGGCGCCTAG
- a CDS encoding amylo-alpha-1,6-glucosidase — MELQPLLHDLLAATMAPTQAWSGPDGQVRACGAQGYYHGDVRVLSSAVVTVDGIEPETIAAGPAGPGAVEMLALLRRADGPGADPTLALRRLRTVAPGLVRERLELTCATAGPVTLLLEATFACDLADMDRVKMGQRPAPVPARGSGTPQADPAHADAASWAREDGTRVTLSGAGARVDLADPLAPRLSWRVTVTPGAPTVVGWEVAALVPGGVVGAPADPRPEWSTPAVTGDDRRLARLLERALEDLAGLRMSASFAPDDTFLAAGAPWFFTLFGRDSLWAARMLLPLGTDLAAGTLRVLAARQGTVVDDETAEQPGKILHEIRTKALDLGDGERVLPPVYYGTVDATPLWVCLLHDAWRWGLAADQVEALLPAMERALAWMTDYADSDGDGFLEYADTGGRGLANQGWKDSGDSVQWRDGSLAVGPIALCEVQGYAHEAALAGASLLEAFGRPGADTWRAWAAELAARFRATFWVEDELGPYPAIALDAAKRPVDTLTSNIGHLLGSGLLSPAEEAVVARRLGAPDMSSGYGLRTMSSTSGGYWPLRYHGGSVWAHDTAIAITGLARSGQTAEAARLVEGLLAAAEQLGYRLPELYSGAASAAAPTVVPYPAACRPQAWSAAAAVAVLTAALGLRPDVPGGVLRIEPPSPSPVGAVRVDGLRVAGAALLVQVDAQGAVVTAATGAAGVRIDARPAARAAGGPGR, encoded by the coding sequence ATGGAGCTTCAGCCGCTCCTGCACGATCTCCTCGCGGCCACGATGGCGCCCACCCAGGCGTGGTCCGGGCCCGACGGCCAGGTGCGCGCCTGCGGAGCGCAGGGCTACTACCACGGCGACGTGCGCGTGCTCTCGAGCGCCGTGGTGACGGTCGACGGGATCGAGCCGGAGACGATCGCGGCCGGCCCCGCCGGCCCGGGCGCCGTCGAGATGCTCGCCCTGCTGCGCCGCGCGGACGGCCCGGGCGCCGACCCCACGCTGGCGCTGCGGCGCCTGCGCACCGTCGCACCGGGGCTCGTGCGCGAACGCCTCGAGCTGACGTGCGCGACCGCCGGCCCCGTCACGCTGCTCCTCGAGGCGACGTTCGCCTGCGACCTCGCCGACATGGACCGCGTGAAGATGGGCCAGCGCCCCGCGCCGGTGCCCGCCCGCGGCTCGGGCACCCCGCAAGCCGACCCCGCGCACGCCGATGCCGCGAGCTGGGCCCGCGAGGACGGCACGCGCGTGACGCTCAGCGGCGCGGGGGCGCGGGTCGACCTCGCCGACCCCCTGGCGCCGCGCCTGAGCTGGCGGGTCACGGTCACGCCCGGGGCGCCGACCGTCGTCGGCTGGGAGGTCGCCGCGCTCGTGCCCGGGGGCGTCGTCGGCGCTCCCGCAGACCCGCGACCCGAGTGGTCGACGCCGGCGGTCACCGGCGACGACCGCCGGCTCGCCCGGCTGCTCGAGCGGGCCCTCGAGGACCTTGCCGGGCTGCGGATGAGCGCGAGCTTCGCGCCGGACGACACGTTTCTCGCCGCCGGGGCGCCGTGGTTCTTCACCCTGTTCGGCCGGGACTCGCTCTGGGCCGCGCGCATGCTGCTCCCGCTCGGCACCGACCTCGCCGCCGGGACCCTGCGGGTGCTCGCGGCCCGTCAGGGCACCGTGGTCGACGACGAGACCGCCGAGCAGCCGGGCAAGATCCTGCACGAGATCCGCACCAAGGCGCTCGACCTCGGCGACGGCGAGCGCGTGCTGCCGCCGGTCTACTACGGCACCGTCGACGCGACGCCGTTGTGGGTCTGCCTGCTCCACGACGCCTGGCGCTGGGGGCTCGCCGCCGATCAGGTCGAGGCGCTGCTGCCCGCGATGGAGCGTGCGCTCGCCTGGATGACCGACTACGCCGACTCCGACGGCGACGGCTTCCTGGAGTACGCCGACACCGGGGGTCGGGGGCTCGCGAACCAGGGCTGGAAGGACTCCGGCGACTCGGTGCAGTGGCGCGACGGCTCGCTCGCCGTCGGGCCCATCGCGCTCTGCGAGGTGCAGGGGTACGCGCACGAGGCCGCGCTCGCGGGCGCCAGCCTGCTCGAGGCCTTCGGGCGACCCGGCGCCGACACGTGGCGCGCGTGGGCGGCCGAGCTCGCGGCACGGTTCCGGGCGACGTTCTGGGTCGAGGACGAGCTCGGGCCCTATCCGGCGATCGCGCTCGACGCCGCGAAGCGTCCGGTCGACACGCTCACCAGCAACATCGGCCACCTCCTGGGCAGCGGGCTCCTGTCCCCGGCGGAGGAGGCCGTGGTGGCCCGGCGGCTCGGCGCGCCGGACATGAGCTCCGGCTACGGGCTGCGGACGATGTCGTCGACGTCGGGCGGGTACTGGCCGCTGCGCTACCACGGGGGATCCGTGTGGGCGCACGACACCGCGATCGCGATCACCGGGCTGGCGCGCAGCGGGCAGACGGCCGAGGCCGCGCGGCTGGTCGAGGGCCTGCTCGCCGCCGCGGAGCAGCTCGGGTACCGCCTGCCGGAGCTGTACTCGGGGGCCGCGTCGGCCGCGGCGCCGACGGTCGTGCCCTATCCCGCGGCGTGCCGGCCGCAGGCCTGGTCGGCCGCGGCCGCGGTGGCGGTGCTCACCGCCGCGCTCGGCCTGCGGCCCGACGTGCCCGGCGGCGTGCTCCGGATCGAGCCGCCGTCGCCGTCCCCGGTCGGTGCCGTCCGCGTGGACGGGCTGCGCGTCGCGGGTGCCGCGCTGCTCGTGCAGGTCGACGCGCAGGGCGCGGTCGTCACGGCCGCGACGGGCGCGGCGGGGGTGCGGATCGACGCGCGCCCGGCCGCTCGGGCGGCGGGCGGCCCGGGCCGATAG
- a CDS encoding LacI family DNA-binding transcriptional regulator, with product MNDVHRPTLETVAARAAVSRQTVSNALNAPHLVRPETLARVLAVVGELEYRPHGAARQLRTNRSHVIGLRLEPTVDGISGALLDRFLHALTEQAQQRGYRVMLFTAADDDAEIAQYGELLDVLQVDAFVLTSTHHDDPRTQWLSTHGVPFVTFGRAWASGDAAPPVQHAWVDVDGAAGTQAAVEHLVERGHRRIAFIGWPDGSDSGDDRRAGWHRAMIAADVAAPRSLDGLCARVVDGVGSGSAAAEELLASAEPTAFVCASDSLALGALVTARAHGRATPSGEVTAVVGFDDTPVARAIGLTSVAQPLIDAAERAFGLLLSEVHGNRPRSAGGWAGHQVLLQPELVPRESSARPAPRGPD from the coding sequence GTGAACGACGTGCACCGGCCCACTCTGGAGACCGTGGCAGCGCGGGCGGCCGTGTCCCGCCAGACCGTGTCGAACGCGCTCAACGCGCCGCACCTCGTGCGGCCGGAGACCCTCGCCCGGGTGCTCGCCGTCGTCGGCGAGCTGGAGTACCGCCCGCACGGCGCGGCGCGGCAGCTGCGCACCAACCGGTCGCACGTGATCGGGCTCCGGCTCGAGCCGACCGTCGACGGCATCAGCGGCGCCCTCCTGGACCGCTTCCTGCACGCCCTCACCGAGCAGGCCCAGCAGCGCGGGTACCGCGTCATGCTCTTCACCGCGGCCGACGACGACGCCGAGATCGCCCAGTACGGCGAGCTCCTCGACGTGCTCCAGGTGGATGCCTTCGTGCTCACCTCGACCCACCACGACGACCCGCGCACCCAGTGGCTGTCGACGCACGGCGTGCCGTTCGTGACGTTCGGGCGCGCGTGGGCCTCGGGCGATGCCGCGCCGCCGGTCCAGCACGCCTGGGTCGACGTCGACGGCGCCGCGGGGACGCAGGCGGCGGTCGAGCACCTGGTCGAGCGCGGGCACCGACGCATCGCGTTCATCGGCTGGCCCGACGGCTCCGACTCCGGCGACGACCGGCGCGCGGGCTGGCACCGCGCGATGATCGCCGCCGACGTCGCGGCGCCGCGCTCGCTCGACGGACTGTGCGCCCGCGTGGTCGACGGCGTCGGGTCCGGCTCCGCGGCGGCCGAGGAGCTGCTCGCCTCGGCCGAGCCCACGGCGTTCGTGTGCGCGAGCGACTCCCTGGCCCTCGGCGCCCTGGTCACGGCCCGCGCGCACGGGCGGGCGACCCCGAGCGGCGAGGTGACCGCCGTCGTCGGCTTCGACGACACCCCCGTGGCCCGAGCGATCGGCCTGACGTCGGTCGCCCAGCCGCTCATCGACGCCGCCGAGCGCGCGTTCGGCCTGCTGTTGAGCGAGGTCCACGGCAACCGGCCGCGGTCGGCGGGCGGCTGGGCCGGCCACCAGGTGCTGCTCCAGCCGGAGCTCGTCCCCCGCGAGTCGAGCGCCCGCCCCGCTCCCCGCGGCCCCGACTGA
- a CDS encoding sugar ABC transporter substrate-binding protein, with translation MKRKSSTTTLAALLAAGALTLTACGGGSGFDDESADADAGAGAGAGNAELTVLIGSSGDSETDAVTTAVSDWSTESGTAASVNVASDLVQQLSQGFAGGNPPDVFYLGSETFAGYAANGSLLPYAAELSNADDFFPTLSETFTFDGTFTCAPKDFSTLALIINTDAWATAGLTDADIPTTWDQLRSTATALTTDTQVGLTFGPEYQRIGAFFEQAGGSMTSEDGTEAAVNSAENVEALTYVKSLLTEGVLKYPADIDSGWGGEAFGTGKAAMTIEGNWIDGAMKTDYPDVSYTVVELPAGPAGKGTLQFTNCWGIAADGANTGAATALVEHLTAPETQLAFADAFGVMPSVQSAAADWTAKYPEKAAFLDSAEFAVGVVNAQGATDVIADFNAQLEALASSDPQAILDSVQTNLEAVLGASS, from the coding sequence ATGAAGCGCAAGTCTTCGACCACGACCCTCGCCGCGTTGCTCGCCGCCGGCGCGCTCACGCTCACCGCGTGCGGGGGCGGATCCGGGTTCGACGACGAATCCGCCGACGCCGACGCCGGTGCCGGTGCCGGTGCCGGGAATGCCGAGCTCACGGTGCTCATCGGCTCGAGCGGCGACTCCGAGACCGATGCGGTCACCACGGCCGTCAGCGACTGGTCGACCGAGTCCGGCACCGCGGCTTCGGTCAACGTCGCCTCCGACCTCGTGCAGCAGCTCAGCCAGGGCTTCGCCGGCGGCAACCCCCCGGACGTGTTCTACCTCGGCAGCGAGACGTTCGCCGGCTATGCCGCGAACGGTTCCCTGCTGCCGTACGCCGCGGAGCTGTCGAACGCCGACGACTTCTTCCCGACCCTGAGCGAGACCTTTACGTTCGACGGCACCTTCACGTGTGCCCCCAAGGACTTCTCGACGCTCGCCCTCATCATCAACACCGACGCCTGGGCGACTGCCGGCCTCACCGACGCCGACATCCCGACGACGTGGGACCAGCTCCGCTCGACCGCGACGGCCCTGACCACCGACACCCAGGTCGGGCTGACCTTCGGGCCCGAGTACCAGCGCATCGGCGCGTTCTTCGAACAGGCAGGCGGCTCGATGACGAGCGAGGACGGCACCGAGGCCGCGGTCAACAGCGCCGAGAACGTCGAGGCCCTCACCTACGTCAAGAGCCTGCTCACCGAGGGCGTGCTGAAGTACCCGGCCGACATCGACTCGGGCTGGGGCGGCGAGGCGTTCGGCACCGGGAAGGCCGCCATGACGATCGAGGGGAACTGGATCGACGGCGCGATGAAGACCGACTACCCCGACGTCAGCTACACCGTCGTCGAGCTCCCGGCCGGCCCCGCGGGCAAGGGCACGCTGCAGTTCACCAACTGCTGGGGCATCGCCGCCGACGGCGCCAACACCGGGGCCGCGACAGCGCTCGTCGAGCACCTGACCGCGCCCGAGACGCAGCTCGCGTTCGCCGACGCGTTCGGCGTGATGCCGTCCGTGCAGTCAGCGGCCGCCGACTGGACCGCCAAGTACCCGGAGAAGGCGGCGTTCCTCGACAGCGCCGAGTTCGCCGTCGGCGTTGTCAACGCCCAGGGCGCCACCGACGTCATCGCCGACTTCAACGCCCAGCTCGAGGCGCTCGCGAGCTCCGACCCGCAGGCCATCCTCGACAGCGTCCAGACGAACCTCGAGGCCGTGCTCGGCGCGAGCTCCTGA
- a CDS encoding carbohydrate ABC transporter permease, with amino-acid sequence MATTTAPVRRRRPRRSGIQGREAVAGWLFVAPVLVILGLFLVLPVAMAAWVSVSDWTGRGSPFSSDVGFVGAQNYRTLMVDGGLATQDFGTAMRNNAWYVLLVVPTQTAISLFLAVMVNRRILRGRGFFRTAFYFPSVTSSVAIVVLWLFLFSASGAVNKLLSFIGIAGPNWFNDPRGIVHVTLGAIGVDAPAAGLLAEHGFLGITWWQWLAGPSFAMSAFILMAVFTTSGTFMLLFIAALQNISGEVEEAAMMDGTTAWQRFRLVTLPMLRPTLFTVLTLGLIGAWQVFDQIYTGTQGGPSKTTLTPAFLSYQASFNNGRWGQGAAIAFVLFALIVVLTVAQRFILRESDTVPRRKRFVRTPPVPTLTDEKSST; translated from the coding sequence ATGGCCACCACCACCGCTCCGGTCCGGCGCCGCCGGCCCCGCCGCTCCGGGATCCAGGGCCGCGAGGCCGTGGCGGGCTGGCTGTTCGTCGCCCCCGTGCTTGTCATCCTGGGGCTGTTCCTGGTCCTGCCGGTCGCGATGGCCGCCTGGGTGAGCGTGTCCGACTGGACGGGGCGGGGCAGCCCGTTCTCGAGCGACGTCGGGTTCGTGGGGGCACAGAACTACCGCACCCTCATGGTCGACGGCGGCCTGGCCACCCAGGACTTCGGCACGGCCATGCGCAACAACGCCTGGTACGTCCTGCTCGTGGTGCCGACCCAGACCGCGATCTCGCTGTTCCTGGCCGTCATGGTGAACCGGCGCATCCTGCGCGGGCGCGGCTTCTTCCGGACGGCGTTCTACTTCCCGTCCGTGACGAGCTCGGTCGCGATCGTCGTGCTATGGCTCTTCCTGTTCTCGGCGTCGGGAGCCGTGAACAAGCTGCTGTCCTTCATCGGCATCGCCGGGCCCAACTGGTTCAACGACCCGCGCGGCATCGTGCACGTGACGCTGGGCGCGATCGGGGTCGACGCGCCCGCCGCCGGCCTGCTCGCGGAGCACGGGTTCCTCGGCATCACGTGGTGGCAGTGGCTCGCGGGGCCAAGCTTCGCGATGTCCGCGTTCATCCTGATGGCCGTCTTCACGACCTCCGGCACGTTCATGCTGCTGTTCATCGCGGCCCTGCAGAACATCTCCGGCGAGGTCGAGGAGGCCGCGATGATGGACGGCACGACGGCGTGGCAGCGGTTCCGGCTCGTGACGTTGCCGATGCTGCGGCCCACCCTGTTCACGGTGCTGACCCTCGGCCTCATCGGGGCGTGGCAGGTCTTCGACCAGATCTACACCGGCACCCAGGGCGGCCCGTCGAAGACGACGCTCACGCCCGCGTTCCTGTCTTACCAGGCGTCCTTCAACAACGGCCGGTGGGGGCAGGGCGCCGCGATCGCGTTCGTGCTCTTCGCACTCATCGTCGTGCTCACGGTCGCCCAGCGGTTCATCCTGCGCGAGTCCGACACCGTGCCGCGCCGCAAGCGGTTCGTACGCACGCCGCCGGTGCCCACCCTGACCGACGAGAAGAGCTCGACGTGA
- a CDS encoding carbohydrate ABC transporter permease, with the protein MARTATYAVLLAVAAVYIYPFLINVATSFKTDADATSDPLSLVPASWSLDAYSRLFLRSDFPVWFANSAIVTVCVTAGRVFLNSLAGYALARVDFRGRGVVFAGIIAVMAVPGVVLLIPKFLVINQLGMYDTYAGMIIPLLSDAAGIFIMKNFFESIPRSVEEAAKIDGASTFRTFWSVVLPMARPALVTLVILSFQGSWNELSHFIVSAQSPELMTLTKGVAQLASGALSQGNQYPVKLAAAAVMTIPVAVMFFIFQRRIMNTTEGAEKG; encoded by the coding sequence ATCGCCCGGACGGCGACGTACGCCGTGCTGCTGGCCGTCGCCGCCGTCTACATCTACCCGTTCCTGATCAACGTCGCGACGTCCTTCAAGACCGACGCGGACGCGACGTCCGACCCGCTCTCGCTGGTCCCGGCGTCCTGGTCCCTCGACGCGTACTCGCGGCTCTTCCTGCGCTCGGACTTCCCGGTCTGGTTCGCCAACTCGGCGATCGTGACGGTCTGCGTCACGGCGGGCCGGGTCTTCCTCAACTCCCTCGCCGGGTATGCGCTCGCGCGGGTCGACTTCCGCGGTCGCGGCGTCGTGTTCGCCGGGATCATCGCGGTCATGGCGGTGCCCGGCGTCGTGCTGCTCATCCCGAAATTCCTCGTCATCAACCAGCTCGGGATGTACGACACCTACGCGGGCATGATCATCCCGCTCCTGTCGGACGCGGCGGGAATCTTCATCATGAAAAACTTCTTCGAGTCGATCCCCCGCAGCGTCGAGGAGGCCGCCAAGATCGACGGGGCGAGCACGTTCCGCACCTTCTGGTCGGTCGTGCTGCCCATGGCCCGGCCAGCGCTCGTGACCCTCGTGATCCTGTCGTTCCAGGGGTCGTGGAACGAGCTCTCGCACTTCATCGTGTCGGCGCAGAGCCCGGAGCTCATGACCTTGACCAAGGGCGTCGCGCAGCTCGCCTCGGGCGCGCTGAGCCAGGGCAACCAGTACCCGGTCAAGCTCGCGGCCGCGGCCGTCATGACGATCCCGGTCGCCGTCATGTTCTTCATCTTCCAGCGGCGCAT